DNA sequence from the Arthrobacter jinronghuae genome:
TTAAGCACAGCACGGCCGCCATGGATCTGTTACCGGAAGCCACTGCCGGTTCACGGCTCTTCGGCCCGTTTGTCCTCCACCGGCATCTCACCGTGCTGCTCTGGCTCGGGGACTGGGAACAGCTGCAGCGGTCCGTTGCCTCCGCGGATTCGCCGGTTCAACGCACGCTGTTGCATTCCGGCGGAGTCGCGGATTTTGCGATGGGCCTGGGCCATCTGCGTGCCAACGACCTGCACGAGGCCGTGAAAGACTTTTCCGCTGCAGTGGAAGCAGCAACCCGCAATGATCCCGAAGGGATCCTTCCGTTGGCCCTGGCATTGGCTTCCTTTGCCGCCGCGAGCCTTGGCCAGCGGGAAGCAGCCGGGCGGCTGCTTGCCGCCGCTGGAAGGACTCCGCCGCGGGGACCGGAACAATACCGGCTTCTGGCCGAGGGAATTCTCGCCGGGGGACGGTTCGCACTGGACTCCGACGGCTCGTACATTCAAAAGCTGCGCGACACGGCGGCTGCAGCCCAGGAGCGCTCCTTCACGGCGGTGGAATTCACCCTGCGCACCCTGTCCCTGCGGCTGGGGGACCTTTCCGAGGCCGGCCGACTGCTGAAGGTGACAGAGGGATTCGAAGGACCGCAGGCTCTTGTGCTGAACCGGGCGACCCGGGCCCTCGTCGACCAGGACAGCGCGGCGTTGGTGGCACTGGCCTCGGACCCGGAGCCGGAACTTGACCTGCAGCTGGCCCGGCAATGCCTGCTCGAAGCCCAGCGGCTGGCCCGCAGGAACAACGACCGCGCCTTATTGAACCGAATCCATCGGCTGACGGGACGGCACGGCGGCGGGAACCGCGGCATGCTTCCGGAGTTGACCCGGCGGGAGCGCGACGTCGCTGCCCTGGTCGCCGCCGGACAGCGCAACGCGGAAATCGCCAGAACGCTGAATCTCTCCGTCCGTACTGTCGAAGGGCATATCTACCGGACGTACGAAAAACTGGGGATCAGCCGGCGGGAAGAACTGAGGGAACGGTTTCCCCTGCTCGAGCGCCCCTCCGGAGGCTGGAAGCGGCCTGCTGAGGCCGAGTAATTTCCGCCGGGAACACCAGTAGGTTTTACTCGGGCGCTGCCATTCCGGGGTTCGTAGCCTTGTGCATGTTACTCAAGGTCAACCTGGTTACGGCAGCGGGCTTCCATCCGGTTCTGCCGCACCGGTACCTCGGGTCCCACATACGGAGCCGGCGGCGTCGATGCCCTCTGAGACCGGGGCGTCCCCCCAGCCGCCGTCGGCTCCTTCCCGGGTGCAATCCATGCACCCGCAGCAAGACCCCCGCAGTTTGGGCGAGACGCCAGGTCTGTACGACGCCGGTGAAGGAGCCGTTCGATGGAACTTGCCGGACGCAGCCGGACTCCCAGCGGCAGCCGGGACCCCGGAAGGAAAACCGGCACCCACCTCAGCGAACCCGTGCTGGCACAGGTGAAAAACACGGTGGCAGGAGCCCTCGAAGCATTGTCCGAGGACCGGAGCGTGGTGGTGACGGGGGCAGCGGGAACAGGTAAGTCCACCGCAATGGCCGGCATCCTGGCCGGCCTCGGCGACCGCTATTCGGTGCTGCAGCTGCGCGGCGCGGCTTCATGGGCCGGAAAGCCTTTCGCCGGGCTGTTCTGGCTGCTCAGTGAGCTGCCGCCTGAGACGCTGTCCAACCCGGTTTACGTGCTCCAGTATCTCCGGCGGGTCTTGAAAGACAAGGCAGCCGGACGTCGTCTTGTTCTTGCAATCGAAAACGTGGAGGACATGGACGAGGCAACCGTCGCTGTTCTTCTCCAACTGTGCAGGACAGGCAGTGCCCTGATGCTGGCAACCGTCCGCGATCTCTCCGCCTGCACCGGCGAGTTCGTCCGATGGTGGTCGGAAGAGTCAGTGCACAGGGAAGGCCTGGAGCCGTTGCGTTCCGGCGGAACCCGGGTGTTGCTGGAAGGACTGGCCGGGGGAAGGGTTTCCAACCGGCTGGTGGTCCAGGTGCAGGCCCGGAGCCGGGGCAACCCGCTGCTTTCTGCCCTGTTCCTACGGGAACAGATGGACGCCGGGACAGTGGTCCGCCGGCGGGGAACATGGGTATGGACGGGATCGGTGTCATATTCGGGCGCTCTGGCCGAGCGGATGGAGGCGGAGACCGGCGGGCTGTCCACCGCGGAACGGTTCGCTGCGGACGTGCTCGCGGTCTGCGGTGCCCTGCCCGTTCTTTTGCTGCTGCAGGTTGCCGATCCACCGGCTGTGGAACGGCTTGAACAGGATCTGCTGGTCTCCTCCGGATCGGCCGGTACCCTTCGGTTCAAGGATCCGCTGCTCGCCGAGGCCGCGGCAGCACTGGTCCCGCCGGGCCGCGCCGCAGAGATCCGGTCCCGGCTTGCCGCGGTCCAGAGCCGGCAGACGGCCGAATACACCCGGAACCCCCCGCATGCTGCGGACATAGCTGCTGTACGGGCAGCAGTGCAGGAAGCAGGGGACTTGTCCCGCTGCGGCCGGTGGACGGAAGCCAGTGCAGCGGCACGGACCGGACTGGAGCTTGCGGACAGGTACGGAATAACCGGTCGCCAGCGGCGGGACCTCCTCTCGGAGCTGTTCTGTGTGTTCCTGCGCTGCGGTGAGCTGCGCCATGCTGCCGATGTGCTGGCACAAACAGACAAGGCAGCCGAGGGAATGGAGCTTCGAGGAGGCAATGATCTGTGCGAGGGCATTGTGCAGGTCCTGGGCGGCCGCGCTGACCGTGCCCTGGACTCCCTGCAGCGGGCGCTGGCGCAGTTTGAGGAAGAAGGAACAGGGGACTTGGTTCCCCTGGCCGGAACGGCTGCGGCTTATGCATGCGTCCTGCTTGACGACGGCGATGCTGCCCGCAGCTACCTTTCGGCGGCCGGGCCCGGCACCCGGCAGCGTAGGGAGGGTGCCAATGCTTCTTCGACGGACGCCGGCGCACGGAGCTCCGACTGGGAAACCGCCCTTACCCGGAGCTTTTCCGAGTTGTGCGCCGTTCACGGGGTATCGGTCCCCGGGGACAACGGGGGGTTTACTGCCGCCGTCCCCAGCGGCACCCCCCGGGACCTTCCAACGTCCATGCTGGTGTTGACCGCTGCGGCTCTGCACGGCAGGCCCGGGGCAGCCGAGGAACTGCGGGAGGCAGCGGCCGGCTGCAGCGGGGATTCCGCGCAGATGTACCTGGAGCTGGCCGAGGGGCTCACGGCGCGCCGTCCCGCCAGCCTGCTCAGGGCAGCGGAAAGGGCACACAGCTTGGGCCAGTACCTTACGGCATACGGGGCAGCCGGCGGGGCGGTGCGGCTGGCACGCGAGCAATCGGACCGCGCGCGGCTGCGTGCTGCGCGGCGACTCGAGAACGCCAGTTACCGCTTGCTGCGGGCGGCAAACTCGGTGGCCGACCGGTTACCGGAATTGTCGGACTTTGAGCGGGAGCTGGCACTCGGGGCTGCAGCAGGGAAGAGCAGTTCGCAACTGGCGGGTGGCCTGCACCTCTCACCACGGACAGTGGACTGGCACCTCGGCCGCATCTTTCAGAAACTACGCGTTTCGGGGCGGACAGAACTGAGGGAGTGCCTCGAGGCGGAGCGCCCACGTAGCTAATGAGGCGCGTTTTTCCCCTGTCGACGGCGTTGTTGGCGGCGTTGCAGGTGGTTGGTACGGAGAAACCACGTAGACACGGGCCGTCCCGGCACTTCATTTCCAAGTAACCCAGGTGGTCTAACTAGGGAGCGCTACTCGTGTAGCGCAGATGCTCCCTTTCTACTCTGGTGCATGGCAGCAGGGCCTTCAGTCCTGCGGAACCCGCACGCCGACGGCGCCTGGGTGCGCCAGCTCCGTTGCCGAACCTGTTCCAGAACCGCTTGTACGTGAACCGAAAAACGTTAGCCGACAGAAAACGGGTCTCAAAGTGCAGCTTCATGATGATCAACCAGCCTTTCCCCGTCTAACCGCCGCAGACACACCGGATGCCGCAGCGGGCACAGAGGCCCGACAGCAGGCCCAGCCCGTCGTCGTCGGCCGCGAACAGGTGCTGCAAGAAATACTGCGGAGCCTGTCCGGGGGTACACAGGGAACCGGCTGCCTGCTTGTGGGGGAGGCCGGTATCGGCAAGACCGCCGTGATGCAGCACGTGCTCCGCAACCTGCAGGAAGACACGTACATCGTGCAGGTGCGCGGTTCGGAGTTTGCGGGGAGAACACCGTTTGGTGCACTGACGTTCCTGCTCTCGGACCTGGACCCGGAGCTTTCCAACCATCCGGTGATGATCCTGCGCGGGCTCACGCAGCTGGTGTCGGAACGTTCCGGAGGCCGGCCCGTGCTCCTGTCCGTGGACAACGCGGAGGAGCTGGACGAGTTTTCAGCCATGGTGCTTACCCAGATGGTGCTGAACCGCAGCGCCGGGATGCTCGTGGCGTTCCGGGATTTCAGTTCGGCCCCGGCGGAATTTGCCGGACTATGGCGGGACGGCATCCTGGAGCGGGTGGATCTTGAGCCGCTGAGCGTACCCGAAACAGCTGCCTACCTCGGTGCGCTGCTGGGCGGGACGGTCTCGCGGGCCGCAGCAGCCGCCGTCCACGACCACGCCGGAGGCAACCCGCATCTGCTGGCGCTGGCGAGAACAGACTTTCAGGATGCGGGCCGGTTGAAACTGCATAACGGAAGCTGGATCCTTGCCCCCGGCGAAGAAATCCAGGGCGGGCGGGTCGCTTCCGCAGTCATGGGCAACCTCGCCGACCTGCCGCCCGCCCAGATCAAACTGCTCCAGTTGCTGTCGATGGCACAGTCGCTCCCGCTGCCCGTGGTCCTTGCCCGGTTGGACAACGCGGATCTGGACTCGCTGCAGGAAAAGGGAATCGTGACCCTCGCTGCCGGTCCCGTTGTTGACGTCCTGATCTCCAGTCCCGTAGTGGCACGGTCCGTGCGGGCCGGCCTGACCCCGGCGCGGCAGCGGCAGCTCTTTGAGGAACTTGCGCCGGCGCTGAACACCGGGCTGGTCCTGGATCCGCTCGTCCTGGCCCGCTGGCTGAGTGCCATCGGTGAAGAGCCGGCCTTGGAGCTGGTGCTCCGGGCTGCGCGTCTTGCCACTGCCTCGGGGCAGCCGGAGACCGCTGTCCGGTTGCTTTCGGCGGTCATCGACGGTGAGGAAAGCGCAGGGACCGTCGTCGAACTCGCACGTGCACGCACAGCACAGGGTGAATACGGAGCAGCAATGGGAGTGCTTGCGCGCTTCCGCGGCAGCGAATCGGTGCCGTCCGTGCAGGACCGGATCCGGCTGCTGCTCGCTGAGGGCAAGGTGATGTGTATTGAGGCCACCGGACTGCGCGATCCCCGCTCCGCGGACGTCCCCGCGGAGCCGACCCGGATGCGGCATACGGATCTCTTCGAGCAGGCGGAACGGGAAATTGCAGACCTCGGCGACGGGAACGGCGGAGATACCGCCGATCTGGTCCGGGAACTTGCTTTGGCCCGCGCCGAATGCCACTCCGCTCACGGCCGGTTCCTGGCCAACGCCACCTACCTGGCTGACCTGGACATCCCCGACGCGGGCTTCAGGATACTGCGGGCTACCTGGCAGGCCGAGGCGTGGAGCATGAGCAACCGCCAGGATGACGCCGTCGAGCAGGCGGGAAAGGTGGAGCGGCTCCTCCAAGGAGCTGAACTCACTGCCGGTACCCGTGCCCGCGTGGTCAGCAGGCTGCTGCACACCTACGCGCTCACCGGGGCGCTGCCCGCCTGCCAGCGGTTGCTTGAGCGGTCCGCTGCCGAGGGCATGGAGGGCACGTACGCGGAATTGGCTGAAGGATTGCTCCATGCCTTCGCCGGCAGGCCGGAACAGGCGCTCGCCGCACTGACCCCCGGGGTCAACCAATTGACGGTTAGCGGACCCGCGGCGTTCCTTCCGCTCGCTGCTGCCGCGGCAGCGTACTGCCACGCCGTAGAGGGGCGGAGCGAGGAGGCGCGCCGGTACCTGCAGGTGCAGCGTTCGGCGGCTGACGGCGGCCCCTGGACGGTTCGCCGCGGTGCCCGGCACTTCGCCGCCCTGACCGAAGCAGCGCTGGGATCGGAGACCGGCAGTTCCCGCTTTGCCTCGCTCGCGGCGCAGGACCACAGGCGGGGGGCCTACGCTTATGAACTGTTGGCCCGGTTGACCGCCATGCGGCTGGGCGACGAGGAAAGCCTGGATGACGTCCTTTCCGTTGCGGCCAACCAGGAAGGGGACTTCGCGGCCTTGTGCGAGCTTTATGCCAAGGGGCTGGGCAACGGGGACTCCCAGGTACTGCTGCGGGCGTCGGAGACAGCCGCTGGGATCGGGCATGTCCTGCTGGCCCGGGAAATCTCGGAACATGCCCTGAGCATCGCCTCGGGAGCAGGGGACCGCGCCACGGTCCGCTTTATCCACCGCAGCCGCCGAGTGGCAGCTCCCGATTCTCCGGCCGAAGCGGCCGACGAATTCCTTGGCGCACTTACCGCCAGGGAACGCTCCATTGCGCGGAAGGCCGTGGCGGGCACCAGCAACAAAAAGATCGCAGAGGAACTGGGCATCTCGGTCCGGACGGTAGAAGGACATCTGTATCAGGTGTACTCCAAACTCCATGTGGGAAGCCGGCGGGAGCTGGCCCGAACTATTGCCGAGCAGTCAGGGGCGAAGAAATGACGCACTGGGGACAGGGCCGCCAACTGTTCGGCCGCGAACGTGAACTCGCAGAAGTGACCAGCCGGCTCTTGGACCCGGGACTGCGCGGCGTGGTCCTGCTGGGAGCCGAGGGGATCGGCAAGTCTTCCCTCGCCGAGCTGGCGGCTGAGCGCCTCAGCTCCATCATGGTTCCGTATTATGTCTGCGGTTCCCCGGTGCTGTCCCGGATGCAGTACGGCATCCTGTCCACTTACCTGGGTTCGGCCACGGCTGCAGAAATGGAGTCCCCGCTCGCGGTCCTGCGGACGGTGCGGGCGCATTTCCAGCGCCTGACGGAAACCAGCGGGATGCAGACCCTGCTGGTGGTGGACAATGCCCAGCACATAGACGAAGCCAGCGCGCACCTGCTTACCCAACTGGCCATGTCCGGAGAACTGCGCCTGATGGTCATCTCCCGTGCCCGGGCACCGAGGATCCATGAGTTGCTCTCACTGGCCCGGGACGGTCTGCTGGCCCGCGTGGACCTGGGACCGCTGTCCCGGCACGCCGTCCACGAGTTCTGCGTCAGCGTCCTGGGAGGCCCGGTGCTCCAAGCCTCCAGCACGCTGTTAAGCCGGATGTCCGGCGGCAACCCCCTGTACGTGAAGGAACTGTTGAGCCGGGCCCAGCGGCAGCAGCGGCTCCTGGAAATGAACGGTGCCTGGTATCTGGGGAAAGAGCCCGACAGCTGCGACACCTCCCTGGTGGATCTGGTTAAGGGCATGCTGGCTTCGCGCAATCCCGCAGAACGCAATGTCCTGGAGACGGTCGCGCTCGCCGAACGGCTGCCGCGGTCCGTTCTGTCGGCGGTGTCCGACGACGAGGCCGTCCGCGCGCTCTTGATCGACGGGATCCTGGGAATCCTGCCGGACCGGGATGAATCCGTGTACCTGGTGCAGCCGCTGCACGAGCAGATCATCCGCAGCCTGGTTCCGGCCGCCCGCAGCGCCGAGATCCGCGCCCGGATCCTGGGGCGCTACGAGCCAGGATCGCTGCTGGACACGGTGCAACCGGCTGGCTTGGATACCCCGCTTAGGTATGCGGAGTGGGCCCTCGACTGCGGCGAACGGCTTTCCCCCGAGGAGCTTCTGGCGGCGGCGCGTGCGGCAAACGGAATGGGGGACGCAGCACGCGGCCACCGTTTCGCTGCTGCCGTTCACCTGCCGGCCTTCCGGAAGGCCGCAGAAGTGGAGCTCGCAGTTTCCTGTGCCAAACAGGGAAGCTACGCACGGGCTCGAACCCATCTGGAAGCACTCAAGACGGGGCCGGGCGAGATCGGCACCTGGGATCAGCGGAGCCTGCAGCGGGCAGCCTTCACAAGTGCGCTGATGCTCCGCCAGAGCAACGCGGACGCCGAGGAATTGAATGCCCTGGCGCAACGCTGGACTGACGTGGCAACCGGGGCGGCCGTCAGGGAGGTGGCTTCCGCCGGCACGCCGCCCGGCGTTTCCGCGGGGGCGGGAATGCTCGAGGCTGCCGCACTCGTGTTGAAGGGGGACTACGCCGAAGCCCGCACGCGGCTGGCCGCCATCGCAGGCGACGAGGAAGAACCGCAATCGGCCGACGACGTCGAGCGGGCCCTGATTATCCACGGACTTTATGCGGAAGTGCTGGGGGCGTGCGGCGAGGTGGGACCGGCACTGCAGCAGGCGCAGGCAGCGGCGAACATCCTCGCGGACAGCGCCGGACGGTTCCGGAGCTATTCCGGGTTCGTTTTTGTGCGCCATGCCTTCGCCCTGCTCCACGGCGGCCGGTTTACCCAACTGGAACAGCTGATCGCCAAGATGCACACCGGACCCCAGCACCTGCTGACCGTGCTGGGAGGAACCATGGGCGTTTTCGAGGCCGCCCTCGAAATCCACCGGGGGCGGTTGCAGGAAGGACTGCAGCGGCTGCGGCCGGCCGTGGAAGCGCTCCGCGAACACGATCCCGAACTGATGCTTCCCTACGCCCTCGGCCTGGCCGGCTACGCTTCGACGGTCGTCGGAGACGGAACTCCTGCCGCCGGGTTCGGCACTCAGGTTTCCGCCGCAGGCTACCCAGGTCCCCGGCATTTGTGGCTTACCGCCCAGGCGTACGCGGCGGCTGCTGAAGCCTCCCAGTCCACCGAGGGGCCCACCTCCGGCAGACTGGCGGTGCTTGCTGCCGAGGCACGGGCGGCCGGGTTGCGCAGCAGCGAAAAGGACATCCTGGAACTGTGCCTTGC
Encoded proteins:
- a CDS encoding helix-turn-helix transcriptional regulator — its product is MTHWGQGRQLFGRERELAEVTSRLLDPGLRGVVLLGAEGIGKSSLAELAAERLSSIMVPYYVCGSPVLSRMQYGILSTYLGSATAAEMESPLAVLRTVRAHFQRLTETSGMQTLLVVDNAQHIDEASAHLLTQLAMSGELRLMVISRARAPRIHELLSLARDGLLARVDLGPLSRHAVHEFCVSVLGGPVLQASSTLLSRMSGGNPLYVKELLSRAQRQQRLLEMNGAWYLGKEPDSCDTSLVDLVKGMLASRNPAERNVLETVALAERLPRSVLSAVSDDEAVRALLIDGILGILPDRDESVYLVQPLHEQIIRSLVPAARSAEIRARILGRYEPGSLLDTVQPAGLDTPLRYAEWALDCGERLSPEELLAAARAANGMGDAARGHRFAAAVHLPAFRKAAEVELAVSCAKQGSYARARTHLEALKTGPGEIGTWDQRSLQRAAFTSALMLRQSNADAEELNALAQRWTDVATGAAVREVASAGTPPGVSAGAGMLEAAALVLKGDYAEARTRLAAIAGDEEEPQSADDVERALIIHGLYAEVLGACGEVGPALQQAQAAANILADSAGRFRSYSGFVFVRHAFALLHGGRFTQLEQLIAKMHTGPQHLLTVLGGTMGVFEAALEIHRGRLQEGLQRLRPAVEALREHDPELMLPYALGLAGYASTVVGDGTPAAGFGTQVSAAGYPGPRHLWLTAQAYAAAAEASQSTEGPTSGRLAVLAAEARAAGLRSSEKDILELCLAVGDLTQVGRLAELTADFEGAEAQALHTYAAAVASGNPDRMVAAAEDAIGAQKYLVAVESIGHAIRFYGNHGNLRRQRALIQQLRRRREELAGVTVSYLSPSLHLVRLTRREHEIVALLLSGATTKDIAGHFTLSQRTVEGHVYRIYVKLGISRRADLESAYRALEPGPRSSSLL
- a CDS encoding helix-turn-helix transcriptional regulator; the encoded protein is MELAGRSRTPSGSRDPGRKTGTHLSEPVLAQVKNTVAGALEALSEDRSVVVTGAAGTGKSTAMAGILAGLGDRYSVLQLRGAASWAGKPFAGLFWLLSELPPETLSNPVYVLQYLRRVLKDKAAGRRLVLAIENVEDMDEATVAVLLQLCRTGSALMLATVRDLSACTGEFVRWWSEESVHREGLEPLRSGGTRVLLEGLAGGRVSNRLVVQVQARSRGNPLLSALFLREQMDAGTVVRRRGTWVWTGSVSYSGALAERMEAETGGLSTAERFAADVLAVCGALPVLLLLQVADPPAVERLEQDLLVSSGSAGTLRFKDPLLAEAAAALVPPGRAAEIRSRLAAVQSRQTAEYTRNPPHAADIAAVRAAVQEAGDLSRCGRWTEASAAARTGLELADRYGITGRQRRDLLSELFCVFLRCGELRHAADVLAQTDKAAEGMELRGGNDLCEGIVQVLGGRADRALDSLQRALAQFEEEGTGDLVPLAGTAAAYACVLLDDGDAARSYLSAAGPGTRQRREGANASSTDAGARSSDWETALTRSFSELCAVHGVSVPGDNGGFTAAVPSGTPRDLPTSMLVLTAAALHGRPGAAEELREAAAGCSGDSAQMYLELAEGLTARRPASLLRAAERAHSLGQYLTAYGAAGGAVRLAREQSDRARLRAARRLENASYRLLRAANSVADRLPELSDFERELALGAAAGKSSSQLAGGLHLSPRTVDWHLGRIFQKLRVSGRTELRECLEAERPRS
- a CDS encoding helix-turn-helix transcriptional regulator, with the protein product MQLHDDQPAFPRLTAADTPDAAAGTEARQQAQPVVVGREQVLQEILRSLSGGTQGTGCLLVGEAGIGKTAVMQHVLRNLQEDTYIVQVRGSEFAGRTPFGALTFLLSDLDPELSNHPVMILRGLTQLVSERSGGRPVLLSVDNAEELDEFSAMVLTQMVLNRSAGMLVAFRDFSSAPAEFAGLWRDGILERVDLEPLSVPETAAYLGALLGGTVSRAAAAAVHDHAGGNPHLLALARTDFQDAGRLKLHNGSWILAPGEEIQGGRVASAVMGNLADLPPAQIKLLQLLSMAQSLPLPVVLARLDNADLDSLQEKGIVTLAAGPVVDVLISSPVVARSVRAGLTPARQRQLFEELAPALNTGLVLDPLVLARWLSAIGEEPALELVLRAARLATASGQPETAVRLLSAVIDGEESAGTVVELARARTAQGEYGAAMGVLARFRGSESVPSVQDRIRLLLAEGKVMCIEATGLRDPRSADVPAEPTRMRHTDLFEQAEREIADLGDGNGGDTADLVRELALARAECHSAHGRFLANATYLADLDIPDAGFRILRATWQAEAWSMSNRQDDAVEQAGKVERLLQGAELTAGTRARVVSRLLHTYALTGALPACQRLLERSAAEGMEGTYAELAEGLLHAFAGRPEQALAALTPGVNQLTVSGPAAFLPLAAAAAAYCHAVEGRSEEARRYLQVQRSAADGGPWTVRRGARHFAALTEAALGSETGSSRFASLAAQDHRRGAYAYELLARLTAMRLGDEESLDDVLSVAANQEGDFAALCELYAKGLGNGDSQVLLRASETAAGIGHVLLAREISEHALSIASGAGDRATVRFIHRSRRVAAPDSPAEAADEFLGALTARERSIARKAVAGTSNKKIAEELGISVRTVEGHLYQVYSKLHVGSRRELARTIAEQSGAKK